The following proteins come from a genomic window of Sorghum bicolor cultivar BTx623 chromosome 3, Sorghum_bicolor_NCBIv3, whole genome shotgun sequence:
- the LOC8086304 gene encoding uncharacterized protein LOC8086304, protein MEKRSSSGRASLVVLAGLLLAASLSSWQCHGARDVPAEPEKKPLRPQNVFGFGGFYPGPSVSWVFPGPNGVTPQVGFGGMPGSSAFPGVGGSGGGVSPFTPGGGGVVGIHGAGGGADAAAKKP, encoded by the coding sequence ATGGAGAAGAGAAGCAGCAGTGGTCGTGCCAGCCTCGTCGTCCTCGCCGGCCTCCTGCTGGCCGCCTCCCTGTCGTCGTGGCAGTGCCACGGCGCGCGCGACGTCCCCGCGGAgccggagaagaagcccctccGGCCCCAGAACGTGTTCGGGTTCGGCGGCTTCTACCCGGGCCCCTCCGTCAGCTGGGTGTTCCCGGGCCCCAACGGCGTCACCCCGCAGGTCGGCTTCGGCGGGATGCCGGGCTCTAGCGCCTTCCCGGGCGTCGGAGGCAGCGGTGGCGGCGTCTCGCCGTTCacgcccggcggcggcggcgtggttgGCATCCACGGTGCTGGTGGTGGTGCTGATGCCGCGGCGAAGAAGCCGTGA